One stretch of Streptomyces sp. R21 DNA includes these proteins:
- a CDS encoding NtaA/DmoA family FMN-dependent monooxygenase (This protein belongs to a clade of FMN-dependent monooxygenases, within a broader family of flavin-dependent oxidoreductases, the luciferase-like monooxygenase (LMM) family, some of whose members use coenzyme F420 rather than FMN.), which yields MTVRPRKQLHLAALPYAGEGSGADWAGSRVRSQIEFAPFERLARTAERGLFDFLLLADELRLREHRGRIHDLDVAGRPEPVTVLAALAAVTERIGLAATADATFNEPYELACRLATLDHLSGGRAAWNVATSQDVCTGGNFRRGDSLGVLDRVGRHERAAESVETARELWDSWTPDGVARPFAHRGRHFDIAGEFGVPRPPQGHPVVIQAGDSPADREFAASAADVVLARHRTPEAGREFYADVKGRLARYGRAPEDLRILPGATFVLGDTAAEAQERAFEMRRQQISPQLALHALERIWGTDLSSYDPDGPLPDIDPVTGPEREGPPDLTDLTGPTSPIGPIGLADPTALAEEWRALSRAKGLSIRGTVIEASGRQSFIGTPEAVAVELDEFVRTGAADGFVLVPHPAPDGLGEFVDRVVPLLQERGVYRTEYTGTKLRSHLGLPHPVWKG from the coding sequence ATGACCGTACGGCCCCGGAAACAGCTGCACCTCGCCGCGCTGCCGTACGCGGGTGAGGGCAGCGGCGCCGACTGGGCGGGCTCCCGGGTGCGTTCCCAGATCGAGTTCGCCCCCTTCGAGCGCCTCGCGCGCACCGCCGAACGCGGGCTGTTCGACTTCCTCCTCCTCGCCGACGAGCTGCGGCTTCGTGAACACCGGGGCCGCATCCACGACTTGGACGTGGCCGGGCGCCCCGAGCCGGTCACCGTGCTGGCCGCCCTGGCCGCGGTCACCGAGCGGATCGGCCTCGCCGCCACCGCCGACGCGACGTTCAACGAGCCGTACGAACTCGCGTGCAGACTCGCCACGTTGGACCATCTCAGCGGGGGTCGGGCGGCCTGGAACGTGGCGACCTCCCAGGACGTGTGCACCGGCGGGAACTTCCGGCGGGGTGACTCCCTCGGTGTGCTCGACAGGGTCGGACGTCATGAGCGCGCCGCTGAATCAGTGGAGACAGCAAGGGAGTTGTGGGACTCCTGGACCCCGGACGGTGTGGCCCGTCCCTTCGCGCACCGGGGCCGGCACTTCGACATCGCGGGCGAGTTCGGCGTCCCGCGCCCGCCGCAGGGGCACCCCGTCGTCATCCAGGCCGGGGACTCGCCGGCGGACCGTGAGTTCGCCGCGTCGGCCGCCGACGTCGTCCTCGCCCGGCACCGGACGCCGGAGGCGGGCCGGGAGTTCTATGCCGACGTCAAGGGCAGGCTCGCGCGGTACGGGAGGGCCCCCGAGGACCTGAGGATCCTGCCCGGGGCCACGTTCGTACTCGGCGACACCGCCGCCGAGGCGCAGGAGCGGGCCTTCGAGATGCGCCGGCAGCAGATCTCGCCGCAGCTCGCGCTCCACGCGCTGGAACGGATCTGGGGCACCGACCTGTCGTCGTACGACCCCGACGGCCCGCTCCCCGACATCGATCCGGTGACGGGCCCGGAGCGGGAAGGCCCCCCCGATCTCACCGACCTCACTGGTCCAACCAGCCCTATCGGCCCCATCGGTCTCGCCGACCCCACCGCCCTCGCCGAGGAATGGCGGGCCCTCTCACGCGCGAAGGGACTGTCCATCCGGGGGACCGTCATCGAGGCGAGCGGCCGGCAGTCCTTCATCGGCACCCCGGAGGCGGTCGCCGTCGAACTCGACGAGTTCGTGCGCACCGGCGCCGCCGACGGCTTCGTCCTCGTACCGCATCCGGCCCCCGACGGGCTCGGCGAGTTCGTGGACCGGGTGGTGCCGTTGCTCCAGGAACGGGGCGTCTACCGCACGGAATACACCGGGACCAAGCTGCGCTCACACCTCGGGCTGCCGCACCCCGTATGGAAAGGTTGA
- a CDS encoding FAD/NAD(P)-binding protein, with the protein MSGGRPSLVIVGAGPRGTGLLERIAANAPELYADSGLDVHLVDPHPPGGGRIWREEQSPLLWMNSQAQDVTMFTDETVAMAGPVLEGPTLHEWAGLDGRTFADRQRQGAYMRWVYEKTVAALPPGITVHHHPTRALRVGGSREGRQQVWLEGRPRPLLADLVVLALGHLDAELDEEQRELAAYAREHGLLHLPPDFTADSDLSALAPGEPVLVRGFGLAFVDLMVLLTEGRGGRYDGEEYVPSGREPVLYVGSRRGVPYHSKIGYDWEGERPPLPRFFGPGEVDELLARRWGSPRSSEAESGGGFDFRRDVWPLVEKELGFAHYHRLFTAHPERTALPWADFEEKYAAGDGADLQALVASAVPDPADRLDLAALDHPLDGVRHTSREKLQTGLRTYIEDDLNRRHDPSKSPDLAVFIGLLSVYGQLVRLGDIGSWWHGFFSYLASGPPGPRLRQMLALSRAGILKFLGADMTVTAEDGVFRAGSATLPGAVTEARALVEARLPHPTVARTRDVLLRELWEDGAAATPEGLLAVDPVDGRVLDRSGTPHPRRFALGPHTDARGSGAFTRPRTGGPAFRQNDATARAALVFLRDLHYARGVA; encoded by the coding sequence ATGAGCGGCGGACGCCCTTCCCTGGTGATCGTGGGTGCCGGGCCGCGGGGGACCGGTCTTCTGGAGCGGATCGCCGCCAACGCGCCTGAGCTGTACGCCGATTCGGGCCTCGACGTGCATCTGGTGGACCCCCATCCGCCGGGCGGCGGACGCATCTGGCGCGAGGAGCAGTCGCCGCTGCTGTGGATGAACTCGCAGGCCCAGGACGTCACGATGTTCACCGACGAGACGGTCGCCATGGCCGGGCCGGTCCTCGAAGGCCCCACCCTGCACGAGTGGGCGGGCCTGGACGGGCGTACCTTCGCCGACCGGCAGCGACAGGGCGCCTATATGCGCTGGGTGTACGAGAAGACCGTGGCCGCCCTGCCCCCGGGCATCACCGTCCACCACCACCCGACCCGCGCCCTGCGCGTCGGCGGGTCCCGCGAGGGCCGCCAGCAGGTCTGGCTGGAGGGCCGCCCCCGTCCGCTCCTCGCCGACCTCGTCGTTCTCGCGCTCGGCCACCTCGACGCCGAACTCGACGAGGAACAGCGCGAGTTGGCCGCGTACGCCCGTGAACACGGGCTGCTCCACCTGCCGCCGGACTTCACCGCCGACAGTGACCTCTCCGCACTCGCCCCCGGCGAACCGGTGCTCGTCCGTGGCTTCGGGCTCGCCTTCGTCGACCTGATGGTGCTGCTGACGGAGGGACGCGGCGGACGCTACGACGGCGAGGAGTACGTCCCCTCCGGACGCGAGCCCGTCCTGTACGTCGGCTCCCGGCGCGGCGTCCCCTACCACTCCAAGATCGGCTACGACTGGGAGGGCGAACGCCCGCCGCTGCCACGCTTCTTCGGGCCCGGCGAGGTCGACGAACTGCTCGCGCGCAGATGGGGGTCCCCCCGGTCGAGCGAAGCCGAGAGTGGGGGAGGCTTCGACTTCCGCCGTGACGTGTGGCCGCTGGTCGAGAAGGAACTGGGCTTCGCGCACTACCACCGGCTGTTCACCGCCCACCCCGAGCGAACGGCTCTTCCCTGGGCGGACTTCGAGGAGAAGTACGCGGCGGGCGACGGCGCCGACCTGCAGGCCCTGGTGGCGTCCGCCGTGCCCGACCCGGCCGACCGGCTCGACCTCGCCGCGCTCGACCACCCGCTGGACGGGGTGCGCCACACCTCGCGGGAGAAACTCCAGACCGGCCTGCGCACCTACATCGAGGACGATCTGAACAGACGTCACGATCCTTCGAAGAGCCCGGACTTGGCGGTCTTCATCGGGCTGCTCTCCGTCTACGGCCAGCTTGTCCGGCTCGGAGACATCGGCTCCTGGTGGCACGGCTTCTTCAGCTATCTCGCGTCGGGGCCGCCCGGGCCGCGGCTGCGCCAGATGCTCGCTCTCTCACGGGCGGGCATCCTGAAGTTCCTCGGCGCCGACATGACCGTCACCGCCGAGGACGGCGTCTTCCGGGCGGGCAGCGCCACCCTGCCCGGCGCGGTGACCGAGGCTCGCGCCCTCGTCGAGGCGCGGCTGCCGCACCCCACGGTCGCCCGGACCCGGGACGTGCTGCTGCGCGAGCTGTGGGAGGACGGTGCGGCGGCCACCCCCGAGGGACTGCTCGCCGTCGACCCCGTCGACGGCCGCGTTCTGGACCGATCCGGCACCCCGCACCCCCGGCGCTTCGCGCTCGGCCCGCACACCGACGCCCGGGGCTCCGGCGCGTTCACCCGGCCTCGCACCGGCGGCCCGGCCTTCCGGCAGAACGACGCGACGGCCCGCGCCGCGCTGGTGTTCCTGCGCGACCTTCACTACGCCCGAGGAGTAGCGTGA
- a CDS encoding amino acid ABC transporter permease: protein MSSDTLVKVAAPHEAAPLRIVPRRRPGLWATAAAVLVLLGLAVNSVVRNEAFQWDVVGEYFTSASVLRGLWLTLWLTAVVMALGFALGTVLAAARLSSNPVLRTVSWGYVWLFRSMPILVQLLFWFNIGALYPHILGVRTVNLLGPVTVAIVGLTLHEAAYAAEVVRGGILSVDRGQIEAAQALGLSRWRRWRRIVLPQAMRSIVPPAGNMLIGTLKGTSIVSVIAVQDLLYSVQLVYHRTYQVIPLLMVATLWYIVVTSVLGVGQYYVEKHYARGSERTR, encoded by the coding sequence ATGTCCTCCGACACCCTCGTCAAGGTGGCCGCACCGCACGAAGCGGCGCCCTTGCGCATCGTTCCGCGACGCCGCCCCGGTCTGTGGGCCACCGCCGCCGCCGTCCTCGTACTGCTCGGACTCGCCGTCAACTCCGTGGTCCGCAACGAGGCGTTCCAGTGGGACGTCGTCGGCGAGTACTTCACCTCGGCCTCGGTGCTGCGCGGCCTGTGGCTCACCCTGTGGCTGACCGCGGTCGTGATGGCCCTCGGCTTCGCGCTGGGCACCGTGCTCGCCGCGGCCCGGCTCTCGTCCAACCCGGTTCTGCGGACGGTGAGTTGGGGCTACGTCTGGCTGTTCCGGTCGATGCCGATCCTGGTGCAGTTGCTGTTCTGGTTCAACATCGGGGCGCTGTACCCGCACATCCTCGGAGTGCGGACGGTGAACCTGCTCGGCCCGGTCACCGTCGCCATCGTCGGCCTGACGCTGCACGAGGCCGCGTACGCCGCCGAAGTCGTGCGCGGCGGCATCCTCTCCGTCGACCGCGGTCAGATCGAGGCCGCGCAGGCACTGGGCCTCAGCCGGTGGCGCCGCTGGCGCCGGATCGTGCTGCCGCAGGCGATGCGCTCCATCGTGCCGCCGGCCGGGAACATGCTGATCGGCACCCTCAAGGGCACCTCCATCGTCAGCGTCATCGCCGTGCAGGACCTGCTCTACTCCGTGCAGCTCGTCTACCACCGCACCTACCAGGTCATCCCCCTGCTGATGGTGGCCACCCTCTGGTACATCGTCGTCACCTCGGTGCTCGGCGTCGGCCAGTACTACGTCGAGAAGCACTACGCGCGCGGTTCGGAGCGGACGCGATGA
- a CDS encoding S1 family peptidase, whose protein sequence is MRIKRTTPRSGIARRTRLIAVATGFAAAAAFAVPTASASDAHTFSTTELSSAKASVLKSDIAGTAWAVDAKTNRVVVTVDSTVSKAEIAKIRQDAGDNAGALTIKHTPGKFKKLITGGDAIYGGQYRCSLGFNVHSGSTYYFLTAGHCGEVASTWYSNSGHTTTLGTNVSYSFPTNDFALVRYTGSTAHPSAVGSQTISSAATPSVGTTVYRRGSTTGTHSGRVTALNATVNYGGGDVVYQMIQTTVCAEGGDSGGPLYAGTVAYGLTSGGSGNCSSGGTTFFQPVTEALSYYGVSVG, encoded by the coding sequence GTGAGGATCAAGCGCACCACCCCCCGCAGCGGTATAGCGAGACGGACCCGGCTGATCGCCGTGGCCACCGGATTCGCGGCCGCCGCAGCGTTCGCCGTCCCCACCGCGAGCGCGTCCGACGCCCACACGTTCAGCACCACCGAGCTGAGCAGCGCCAAGGCCTCGGTACTCAAGTCCGACATCGCGGGCACCGCCTGGGCGGTCGACGCCAAGACGAACCGTGTGGTCGTCACTGTCGACAGCACGGTCTCCAAGGCCGAGATCGCGAAGATCAGGCAGGATGCGGGCGACAACGCCGGCGCCCTCACGATCAAGCACACCCCCGGCAAGTTCAAGAAGCTGATCACCGGCGGCGACGCCATCTACGGCGGCCAGTACCGCTGTTCGCTCGGCTTCAACGTGCACAGCGGGAGCACCTACTACTTCCTGACCGCCGGGCACTGCGGTGAGGTCGCCTCCACCTGGTACTCCAACTCGGGTCACACCACGACCCTGGGCACGAACGTCAGCTACAGCTTCCCGACCAACGACTTCGCACTGGTGCGCTACACCGGCTCGACCGCCCACCCGAGCGCGGTCGGCAGCCAGACCATCAGCAGCGCCGCCACGCCGAGCGTGGGCACGACGGTCTACCGTCGCGGCTCCACCACCGGCACGCACAGCGGCCGGGTCACCGCGCTGAACGCCACGGTCAACTACGGCGGCGGCGACGTCGTCTACCAGATGATCCAGACCACGGTCTGCGCCGAGGGCGGCGACAGCGGCGGTCCGCTGTACGCGGGCACCGTCGCCTACGGTCTGACCTCCGGCGGCAGCGGTAACTGCTCCTCCGGCGGAACCACCTTCTTCCAACCCGTCACCGAGGCTCTGAGCTACTACGGCGTGAGCGTCGGCTGA
- a CDS encoding DUF1684 domain-containing protein — protein sequence MTTDASDDWKQWHEHRTGTVSAPHGPLSLTGTHWLEDYPEGQLPDVPGRWTAADDGDAVRLTAEEADGLTVDGKPFSGELRLGADAGPVAASRVAHGGRRLVVLVREGVWGIRDFDPDAPARVAFRGIEATPYEPRWSVPGRFTPYAEDRTVRVENADGRERGLGLGGELAFTLDGQDRTLQVSVQGDGTLWAVFADATSGDSSYRFRFLYPAAPDADGRTTVDFNRAQLPPCAFADHFICPFPPPGNNLDAAVAAGERNLI from the coding sequence ATGACGACGGACGCATCCGACGACTGGAAGCAGTGGCACGAGCATCGCACCGGGACGGTGTCGGCGCCCCACGGACCGCTCTCGCTGACCGGCACGCACTGGCTGGAGGACTATCCGGAGGGTCAACTTCCGGACGTCCCCGGGCGATGGACCGCCGCCGATGACGGTGACGCGGTGCGCCTCACCGCCGAGGAGGCCGACGGCCTCACGGTCGACGGGAAGCCCTTCAGCGGCGAGCTCCGACTCGGGGCCGACGCCGGGCCCGTGGCCGCCTCCCGCGTCGCGCACGGCGGGCGCCGCCTCGTCGTTCTCGTCCGCGAGGGGGTCTGGGGCATCCGCGACTTCGACCCCGACGCGCCCGCGCGGGTGGCCTTCCGGGGCATCGAGGCGACCCCGTACGAGCCGCGCTGGTCGGTGCCGGGCCGCTTCACGCCGTACGCCGAGGACCGCACCGTACGCGTGGAGAACGCGGACGGGCGCGAGCGCGGCCTCGGCCTCGGCGGCGAACTCGCCTTCACCCTGGACGGGCAGGACCGCACGCTCCAGGTGTCCGTGCAGGGCGACGGCACGCTGTGGGCCGTGTTCGCCGACGCCACGAGCGGGGACAGCAGTTACCGCTTCCGGTTCCTGTATCCGGCGGCGCCTGACGCAGATGGGCGTACGACGGTCGACTTCAACCGGGCGCAGCTGCCGCCCTGCGCTTTCGCCGACCACTTCATCTGCCCGTTCCCGCCGCCCGGGAACAACCTGGACGCGGCGGTCGCGGCAGGGGAGCGGAACCTGATCTGA
- a CDS encoding LLM class flavin-dependent oxidoreductase — protein sequence MTASHGRGLLHLAAALDQQEVYDAAPYEEAARLAERGGLDFVTLGDTFARPGPDALAVLSRVAPATRRIGLVPTVTTTHTEPFQVQAAVATLDWVSRGRAGWRIDVSTTEGEARLFGRRHAAAADALWQEAGEVADAAARLWDSWEDGAEIRDVPSGRFVDRDMLHPVDFEGADFSVKGPSTVPRPPQGHPVRVVDATEGSARQVAARHADVALVRVAGPAQAAAVRAELRSTAQEFGRDPDTLRVLGSLAVDLGGGEHAAEPGHGGGGPRQTAQGPLYRGGPVDLAELIAAWHQAGAVDGFHLTPIEPLRDLERLVNGTVALLQHRGLFRTFYPGSTLREHLGLARPANRYAVTGGTS from the coding sequence ATGACCGCATCGCACGGCCGGGGGCTGCTGCACCTGGCCGCAGCCCTCGACCAGCAGGAGGTGTACGACGCCGCTCCGTACGAGGAGGCGGCACGGCTCGCGGAGCGCGGTGGCCTCGACTTCGTGACGCTCGGCGACACTTTCGCGCGCCCCGGGCCGGACGCTCTCGCCGTGCTGTCCCGGGTCGCGCCCGCCACCCGGCGGATCGGCCTGGTGCCGACCGTCACCACCACGCACACCGAGCCCTTCCAGGTGCAGGCGGCCGTCGCGACCCTCGACTGGGTCAGTCGTGGCCGCGCCGGCTGGCGCATCGACGTGTCGACGACCGAGGGCGAGGCCCGGCTCTTCGGCCGCCGCCATGCCGCGGCCGCCGACGCGCTGTGGCAGGAGGCCGGTGAAGTCGCCGACGCCGCCGCCCGCTTGTGGGACAGCTGGGAGGACGGCGCCGAGATCCGCGACGTGCCGAGCGGCCGCTTCGTCGACCGGGACATGCTGCACCCCGTCGACTTCGAGGGCGCCGACTTCTCCGTGAAGGGCCCCTCGACCGTGCCGCGGCCCCCGCAGGGCCATCCGGTACGGGTCGTCGATGCCACGGAGGGGAGTGCGCGGCAGGTCGCCGCCCGGCACGCCGACGTGGCGCTCGTCCGGGTCGCGGGCCCCGCCCAGGCCGCCGCCGTACGAGCCGAACTGCGGTCCACGGCCCAGGAGTTCGGGCGCGACCCCGACACTCTGCGCGTTCTCGGCTCGCTCGCCGTCGACCTCGGCGGCGGCGAGCACGCGGCCGAGCCGGGCCACGGCGGCGGCGGACCCCGGCAGACCGCGCAGGGGCCGCTGTACCGGGGCGGCCCCGTCGACCTCGCCGAACTGATCGCCGCCTGGCACCAGGCCGGCGCCGTCGACGGCTTCCACCTCACCCCCATCGAGCCGCTCCGTGACCTGGAGCGGCTGGTCAACGGCACGGTGGCGCTGCTGCAGCACCGGGGCCTGTTCCGCACCTTCTACCCGGGCAGCACACTCCGCGAGCACCTGGGCCTGGCCCGACCCGCCAACCGGTACGCCGTGACAGGGGGAACGTCATGA
- a CDS encoding amino acid ABC transporter ATP-binding protein has protein sequence MSTPVTPATSAMVDIKSVRKSFGSLEVLKGIDLEVRTGEVTVILGPSGSGKSTLLRTINHLEKADEGSISVDGSYVGYRRSGDRLYELGEREILRQRTQIGFVFQNFNLFPHLTVVDNIIEAPVSALRRPRKDAVESARRLLDRVGLADKADAYPGQLSGGQQQRVAIARALALEPKLLLFDEPTSALDPELVGEVLDVIKDLAHQGTTMIVVTHEIGFAREVADTVVFMDDGRIVEQGAPGDVLDRPRHDRTRTFLSKVL, from the coding sequence ATGAGCACACCTGTCACCCCCGCCACGTCCGCCATGGTCGACATCAAGTCCGTGCGCAAGAGCTTCGGTTCGCTGGAGGTGCTCAAGGGCATCGACCTCGAAGTCCGCACCGGCGAGGTCACCGTGATCCTCGGCCCCTCCGGCTCCGGCAAGTCGACGCTGCTGCGCACCATCAACCACCTGGAGAAGGCCGACGAGGGCTCGATCAGCGTCGACGGCTCGTACGTCGGCTACCGGCGCTCTGGCGACAGGCTGTATGAGCTGGGCGAGCGGGAGATCCTCAGGCAGCGCACCCAAATCGGCTTCGTCTTCCAGAACTTCAACCTCTTCCCGCACCTCACGGTGGTGGACAACATCATCGAGGCCCCGGTCTCCGCGCTGCGGCGCCCCCGCAAGGACGCCGTGGAGAGCGCGCGCCGTCTGCTCGACCGGGTCGGGCTCGCCGACAAGGCCGACGCCTACCCGGGGCAGCTCTCCGGCGGCCAGCAACAGCGTGTCGCCATCGCCCGTGCGCTCGCCCTGGAGCCGAAGCTGCTGCTCTTCGACGAACCGACCTCGGCGCTCGACCCCGAGCTGGTCGGTGAAGTCCTCGACGTCATCAAGGACTTGGCCCACCAGGGCACCACGATGATCGTCGTCACGCACGAGATCGGCTTCGCCCGCGAGGTCGCCGACACCGTCGTCTTCATGGACGACGGCCGCATCGTCGAACAGGGCGCCCCCGGCGACGTACTCGACCGACCGCGGCACGACCGCACCCGCACCTTCCTCTCGAAGGTTCTGTGA